In Raphanus sativus cultivar WK10039 chromosome 5, ASM80110v3, whole genome shotgun sequence, the following proteins share a genomic window:
- the LOC108859631 gene encoding transcription factor MYB108: protein MDEKGRNLNNNNMEDEMDLKRGPWTAEEDFKLMNYIATHGEGRWNSLSRCAGLQRTGKSCRLRWLNYLRPDVRRGNITLEEQLLILELHSRWGNRWSKIAQYLPGRTDNEIKNYWRTRVQKHAKQLKCDVNSQQFKDTMKYLWMPRLVERIQSASAAATVATTTNTTTTTGSAATSSSNTTSNNQFMTYDYNNNSLGQQFGVVNNEYSTPENSNVAVSPMSDLTEYYSAPNPYPEYYSGQVGNSYHPDQDLVVPQMLPDNYYDYPGLLDEDLPGMQEQSNLNWFEDFNGVTSSSDSLWNIGESNEDLWFLQTQQQFNNNGNF from the exons ATGGATGAGAAAGGAAGAAActtgaacaacaacaacatggaAGATGAAATGGACCTGAAGAGAGGTCCATGGACAGCTGAAGAAGATTTTAAGCTCATGAATTACATTGCTACTCATGGAGAAGGTCGATGgaactctctttctcgttgTGCAG GACTCCAACGCACCGGTAAAAGCTGTAGGCTACGGTGGTTAAACTATCTCCGCCCTGATGTCCGCCGTGGAAACATTACCCTCGAAGAACAACTCTTGATCCTCGAACTTCATTCCCGCTGGGGCAATCG ATGGTCAAAAATCGCACAATACCTACCGGGAAGAACAGACAATGAGATCAAAAACTACTGGAGAACCCGAGTGCAAAAACATGCGAAGCAGCTTAAATGCGACGTGAATAGTCAGCAATTCAAAGACACAATGAAGTACTTGTGGATGCCACGGCTCGTCGAGAGGATCCAATCTGCCTCGGCCGCAGCCACCGTAGCCACAACCACCAACACCACTACCACTACAGGATCAGCCGCTACATCATCTAGCAACACAACCTCTAACAATCAATTCATGACGTATGATTACAACAACAACAGCTTGGGACAACAATTTGGTGTAGTGAATAACGAGTATAGCACGCCGGAAAACTCCAACGTGGCAGTGTCTCCGATGTCAGACTTGACGGAGTACTACAGCGCTCCAAACCCGTACCCGGAATACTATTCGGGTCAAGTGGGTAATAGCTATCATCCGGATCAGGATTTAGTGGTTCCACAAATGTTACCGGATAATTATTATGATTATCCTGGATTATTAGACGAAGATTTACCGGGTATGCAGGAGCAGAGTAATCTGAACTGGTTTGAAGATTTTAATGGAGTTACTTCTTCTTCAGACAGTTTATGGAACATTGGAGAAAGTAATGAAGACTTATGGTTCTTACAGACGCAACAACAGTTCAACAATAATGGCAACTTCTGA